The following are encoded together in the Bacteroidota bacterium genome:
- the rfaE2 gene encoding D-glycero-beta-D-manno-heptose 1-phosphate adenylyltransferase, producing MTNLEIIRQKIVPLEQLQRNLHVWRMKDYKTVFTNGCFDLLHHGHIDYLSKASDLGDILIIGLNSDFSVKKLGKGKNRPIQNENDRALILSALQFVEAITIFHEDTPLELIKIVQPNVLVKGGDWKENEIIGADIVKAKGGEVVIIPFVEGYSTTAIEKRIKSS from the coding sequence ATGACAAATCTTGAAATCATCAGGCAAAAAATTGTTCCACTCGAACAACTTCAACGCAATCTCCATGTTTGGAGAATGAAGGACTATAAAACTGTTTTCACCAACGGATGTTTCGACCTTCTTCATCACGGACACATTGATTATCTCAGCAAAGCATCCGACCTTGGTGATATTCTCATCATCGGCTTGAATTCAGATTTCTCCGTGAAAAAATTAGGTAAAGGAAAAAACCGCCCGATACAAAATGAAAATGACCGTGCGCTGATTCTTTCCGCGCTTCAGTTTGTGGAAGCAATTACCATTTTTCATGAAGACACTCCACTCGAACTGATAAAAATTGTTCAGCCGAATGTTTTGGTGAAAGGAGGTGATTGGAAAGAAAATGAAATCATTGGCGCTGATATAGTGAAAGCGAAAGGCGGAGAGGTTGTGATTATTCCCTTCGTAGAAGGGTATTCTACCACCGCGATTGAAAAGCGAATCAAGTCCTCCTAA